One Haloimpatiens massiliensis genomic region harbors:
- the feoB gene encoding ferrous iron transport protein B, translating to MGLTFQSTGKNSMKDMFKVEREKNKYIIALAGNPNTGKSTVFNSLTGLHQHTGNWPGKTVTNARGEFSYKEKEFILVDLPGTYSLFASSVEETVARDFICFGEPDAVVVVVDATCLERNLNLVFQVMELTDNVVLCINLIDEAKKKNIKIDANEIENELGIPVVLTAARNNVGIEDLKETLYNLPEKSINSNKKKISYVDSIENLVETLEPICQENVPFINSRWLSLRLIDGDKSFFNSMSQYIDKNSLEKLTIESKKIISNIDKEKIREYITEENYKSAEYIKNKYVKQDHKKFSRDAKIDDIITSKKFGIPIMLLVLALIFWITIEGANVPSQLLAKALFGFEHMLTKWFTKINAPVWLHGVLVLGLYRTLAWVVSVMLPPMAIFFPLFTLLEDLGYLPRVAFNLDHLFKKACAHGKQCLTMCMGLGCNAAGVIGCRIIESPRERLVAIITNNFVPCNGRFPTLIAISSVFFAATMKSSGKIIPAIFITLMVIVGVMVTLLVSYILSKTLLKGVPSSFTLELPPYRKPQVGRILYTSLIDRTIFVLMRAILIAAPAGAFTWILGNIYIGDLSIINHLASFFDPFAKLMGLDGFILMAFILGLPANEIVLPILLMCYLSTGSMIDFESIESLRQILLNNGWNYLTAINVMLFSLLHWPCATTLMTIKKETGSSKWTWASALIPTGIAMVVCMITTGIYKLFT from the coding sequence ATGGGTCTTACTTTTCAATCTACCGGTAAAAATTCTATGAAAGATATGTTTAAAGTTGAAAGAGAGAAAAACAAATATATAATTGCCCTAGCTGGCAACCCAAACACAGGAAAAAGCACTGTTTTTAACTCTTTAACAGGACTCCATCAACATACAGGTAACTGGCCAGGAAAGACCGTGACCAATGCCAGAGGAGAATTTTCATATAAGGAAAAAGAGTTTATACTTGTGGATTTACCTGGCACCTACTCATTATTTGCGTCCTCTGTTGAAGAAACAGTGGCTAGAGATTTTATATGCTTTGGAGAACCTGATGCAGTAGTTGTAGTTGTGGATGCTACCTGCCTTGAAAGAAACTTAAATTTAGTATTTCAGGTGATGGAGCTGACAGATAATGTAGTTTTGTGCATAAATTTAATAGACGAGGCAAAAAAGAAAAACATAAAAATAGATGCTAATGAAATAGAAAATGAACTGGGAATACCTGTAGTTCTAACTGCAGCTAGAAATAATGTAGGTATAGAAGATTTAAAAGAGACTTTATACAATTTACCAGAAAAAAGTATAAACTCTAATAAAAAAAAGATTAGCTACGTGGATTCTATAGAAAATTTAGTGGAAACCTTAGAGCCTATATGCCAAGAAAATGTACCCTTTATCAATTCCAGATGGTTATCACTCAGACTTATAGATGGAGATAAAAGCTTTTTTAACTCCATGAGCCAATATATAGATAAGAATTCTTTAGAAAAGCTTACTATAGAATCTAAAAAAATCATTTCAAATATAGACAAGGAAAAAATTAGAGAATATATAACAGAAGAAAACTATAAATCAGCTGAATATATAAAAAATAAATATGTAAAGCAGGACCATAAGAAATTCTCTAGAGATGCAAAGATCGATGATATCATAACTTCCAAGAAATTTGGAATTCCAATTATGCTATTAGTTTTAGCATTGATTTTTTGGATTACCATTGAAGGCGCCAATGTGCCATCACAACTTCTTGCTAAAGCTCTTTTTGGCTTTGAACATATGCTAACAAAGTGGTTTACTAAAATTAATGCTCCTGTATGGCTCCATGGTGTTCTAGTATTAGGCCTCTACAGGACATTAGCTTGGGTAGTGTCTGTAATGCTTCCCCCTATGGCTATATTTTTCCCTTTATTTACATTACTTGAAGACTTGGGCTATTTACCAAGGGTGGCCTTTAATCTAGATCATCTATTTAAAAAAGCATGCGCTCATGGTAAGCAATGCTTAACTATGTGCATGGGGTTAGGTTGCAACGCTGCTGGAGTTATAGGCTGTAGAATTATAGAGTCTCCACGTGAAAGATTAGTAGCTATAATAACTAATAACTTTGTGCCATGCAATGGAAGATTTCCAACATTAATAGCTATTTCTTCTGTTTTCTTCGCCGCAACCATGAAATCCTCTGGAAAAATAATTCCTGCTATTTTTATAACTCTCATGGTTATAGTTGGTGTTATGGTTACTTTGCTTGTATCCTATATTCTTTCAAAAACCTTATTAAAAGGAGTTCCCTCCAGTTTTACACTTGAACTTCCTCCTTACAGAAAACCTCAAGTAGGAAGAATATTATATACATCCTTAATAGACAGAACTATATTTGTTTTAATGAGAGCTATTTTAATTGCTGCTCCTGCTGGAGCATTTACGTGGATACTAGGAAATATATATATAGGTGACTTAAGTATTATAAACCATTTGGCTTCCTTCTTTGACCCCTTTGCAAAACTTATGGGGCTAGATGGATTTATACTTATGGCCTTTATATTAGGTCTCCCTGCTAATGAAATAGTATTGCCTATACTTCTTATGTGTTATCTTTCTACTGGTTCCATGATAGATTTTGAAAGTATCGAATCTTTAAGACAAATTCTATTAAACAACGGCTGGAACTATCTTACGGCTATAAATGTGATGCTATTTAGTCTTTTACACTGGCCATGTGCTACCACTTTAATGACCATCAAAAAAGAAACTGGCAGCTCAAAGTGGACCTGGGCTTCTGCTTTAATTCCTACGGGAATTGCTATGGTAGTGTGTATGATCACTACGGGAATTTATAAATTATTCACTTAG
- a CDS encoding metal-dependent transcriptional regulator, with product MAKEEFFTFRQYMQKEGNALTASAEDYLEMVYRLSFGNGYTRIGDLAEALNVQPPSVTKMIQKLAEIDLVKYEKYGIVILSDKGKTIGKFLLDRHNTIERFLNLLQVSEVLDETEKIEHTIDDETLLGIKKLVKFFEDNEDIKIKFISKF from the coding sequence ATGGCTAAAGAGGAATTTTTCACTTTTAGGCAGTATATGCAAAAGGAAGGCAATGCATTAACAGCTTCGGCTGAGGACTACTTAGAGATGGTGTATAGATTATCCTTTGGAAATGGGTATACGAGAATTGGAGATTTAGCAGAAGCATTAAATGTTCAGCCACCATCTGTCACAAAAATGATTCAAAAGCTTGCGGAAATTGATTTAGTTAAATATGAAAAGTATGGGATAGTTATTTTAAGTGATAAGGGCAAAACCATAGGAAAGTTTTTATTAGATAGACATAATACTATTGAGAGATTTTTAAATTTACTACAGGTTTCAGAAGTTTTAGATGAAACGGAAAAAATAGAACATACTATAGATGATGAAACTCTTTTAGGTATAAAAAAGTTAGTTAAATTTTTTGAAGACAATGAGGATATAAAAATAAAATTCATATCCAAATTTTAA
- a CDS encoding FeoA family protein, which produces MNVLCNVSEGCVAEVKSLCSKGLIRERMLALGLTNGALVKVIRKGPADNLTVYDIRGAMIALRKEEASLIYVK; this is translated from the coding sequence ATGAACGTACTTTGTAATGTTTCAGAAGGATGTGTAGCCGAAGTAAAATCTTTATGTTCTAAAGGACTTATAAGAGAAAGAATGTTAGCCCTTGGTTTAACTAATGGGGCATTGGTAAAAGTCATACGAAAAGGTCCTGCAGACAATCTTACTGTATATGATATAAGAGGGGCTATGATAGCTTTAAGAAAAGAAGAGGCTTCGCTTATATATGTAAAGTAA